The Oceanidesulfovibrio indonesiensis DNA window ATCTTGACGTGTTGCGGGAGATATCCGGCCAGATCCAATCTTTTATCAAGGATTTTCCCGGCGCCAGCGACGTGAAGGACAGCCTGGAAGCAGGAAAACCGGAGTTGCAGGTGCAACTCAAGCCTCAGGCGTACGCGTTGGGGCTTACGGATTCCATGGTGGCTGGGCAGTTGCGGGACGCTTTTATCGGCGCGGAGAGCTCCAAGTTCCTGACATCCAAGGAGTATATCGACATGCGTGTGATGCTGCCCCAAAGCCGCCCCAATCGGATCGAGGCGCTGACGCATTTCATGGTCACACTTCCGTCGGGGCGGAAAGTGAAGCTGTCCAAGATGGCGACGATAGCAAAAAACAAGGGCATCTCAGCCATTGCGCGACAGAAAAGGAAGCGCGCGCTGATCATTACCGACCAACTAAATCAGGATATAACCACCT harbors:
- a CDS encoding efflux RND transporter permease subunit, encoding MLREISGQIQSFIKDFPGASDVKDSLEAGKPELQVQLKPQAYALGLTDSMVAGQLRDAFIGAESSKFLTSKEYIDMRVMLPQSRPNRIEALTHFMVTLPSGRKVKLSKMATIAKNKGISAIARQKRKRALIITDQLNQDITTSKMLSEAVNKQFAYIPKQYHCYSIETGRGEVEDLNASMAA